From a single Methylacidiphilum kamchatkense Kam1 genomic region:
- the alaS gene encoding alanine--tRNA ligase, which yields MNSNEIRQSFLDFFKERGHTILPSASLVPESPNLLFTNAGMNPFVPIFLGKQKCPYVPPRVANSQKCLRAGGKHNDLEEVGYDTYHHTFFEMLGNWSFNDYFKNEAIHWAWELLTEVWKIPKERIYATVYKPAPEEPAEFDEDSFRIWFGLFQKSGLNPLVHIQFGTKKDNFWMMGETGPCGPCSEIHIDLTPEGNSEGTLINKNSPYCIEIWNLVFIQLDAKEDGSFSLLPSRHVDTGMGLERVCAIFKGTSYFQKFDAPISNYNTDLFIPLIRKLEDISKISYKGTIPTEHTVQDLTIRQDIAFRVIVDHLRAIAFAIADGILPSNLGRGHVLRRLLRRATRFGLILGLNPPFLFELVDPLVQTMGHHYTELIDKQRRIEEVISSEEELFAKTLSHGMAVFEEIKQKMLSENRKEILGKEAFVLYDTYGFPLDLTQLLAKEHGFSVDTKGFEQYMEEQRQRSIVAHEEDIVSLTKTSEFVGYEELEAEAEVVALLSANRAIFDRTPFYAEMGGQVGDKGLVLVNQKSIEVLDTIKSASGAHLHRLAFTDDLKPGSRVFLQVDKERRQNIAAHHTATHLLHWALRKVLGPETLQRGSYVGPDRLRFDFAHSGPLSKEELRAIEELVNEKIELNDPVYWEEENYEKIKNDPNILQLFGEKYGERVRIVSIGNYSKELCGGTHAKSTGELGYFKILSECGVSAGIRRIEAACGKALLKFLKAQAQEQDKKWNQLFSKDPSLRKLPKFTESLDFQSLIELFQRRSEEIAELEKNIREKEKLKAKKQEESFRLEAKNQVMELQSRAEKFGSVPVIFYDCGIKPPSYLPILWNELNKRVEGIAVLSCRWEEKINFFVGISPSLTQKIQAKAVLSKILLPLEGKGGGSATIAQGGCKDAKDLKLNLIFENARKAIKEFLG from the coding sequence ATGAATTCGAATGAAATTCGACAAAGTTTTCTTGATTTTTTTAAAGAAAGAGGACACACAATCCTTCCTTCAGCCAGTCTTGTACCAGAATCTCCTAATCTTCTTTTTACTAATGCGGGAATGAATCCTTTCGTTCCCATTTTTTTAGGCAAACAGAAATGCCCTTACGTTCCTCCCCGAGTAGCTAACAGCCAAAAATGCCTCCGTGCGGGGGGAAAGCATAACGATTTAGAAGAAGTTGGTTATGATACCTATCACCACACTTTTTTCGAAATGCTGGGGAATTGGTCTTTTAATGATTATTTTAAAAACGAAGCCATCCATTGGGCGTGGGAGCTTTTGACTGAAGTATGGAAAATTCCAAAAGAAAGGATTTATGCAACAGTTTACAAACCTGCCCCTGAAGAACCTGCCGAATTTGATGAAGACTCCTTTAGAATTTGGTTTGGGCTTTTTCAAAAATCCGGGCTTAACCCGCTTGTGCATATCCAGTTTGGGACAAAAAAGGATAATTTTTGGATGATGGGAGAAACAGGACCATGTGGGCCCTGTTCGGAAATTCATATTGATCTTACGCCAGAGGGTAACTCTGAAGGAACATTAATCAATAAAAACAGTCCCTACTGCATTGAAATATGGAATTTGGTCTTCATACAGCTGGATGCTAAAGAAGATGGATCCTTTTCTTTGCTTCCCTCCAGGCACGTAGATACAGGCATGGGACTAGAACGCGTTTGTGCCATTTTTAAAGGAACCTCTTATTTTCAAAAGTTTGATGCTCCCATTTCTAACTACAATACAGACCTTTTCATTCCTCTTATCCGAAAACTAGAAGATATTTCAAAAATTTCCTATAAAGGCACCATTCCAACTGAGCATACTGTTCAGGACTTAACAATCCGGCAAGATATTGCCTTTCGGGTTATCGTCGATCACCTTCGTGCAATTGCCTTTGCTATCGCTGATGGCATCCTTCCGAGCAATTTGGGTAGAGGCCATGTCCTGCGGAGGCTTTTAAGAAGAGCCACTCGATTTGGTCTTATTCTTGGACTGAATCCTCCTTTTCTTTTTGAACTCGTCGATCCCCTTGTCCAGACTATGGGGCATCACTATACGGAGCTGATCGACAAACAACGACGCATTGAAGAAGTTATTAGTTCAGAAGAAGAACTTTTTGCTAAAACTCTCTCCCATGGCATGGCTGTATTCGAGGAGATAAAGCAAAAGATGCTATCCGAAAACAGAAAAGAAATACTTGGTAAAGAGGCTTTTGTCCTTTATGACACCTATGGTTTTCCCTTGGATTTAACTCAACTCCTAGCCAAAGAACATGGCTTTAGTGTCGACACTAAAGGTTTTGAACAATACATGGAAGAACAAAGACAAAGATCGATTGTAGCACATGAAGAAGACATTGTCAGCTTGACAAAAACTTCTGAATTTGTGGGCTATGAGGAGTTGGAAGCAGAAGCCGAAGTTGTCGCCTTGCTTTCAGCTAACCGTGCTATATTCGATCGCACTCCCTTTTATGCTGAAATGGGAGGACAAGTAGGTGATAAAGGATTAGTATTGGTCAATCAGAAAAGCATTGAAGTGCTTGACACCATTAAATCGGCTAGTGGGGCTCATCTCCATAGACTAGCCTTTACTGACGATCTCAAACCGGGAAGTCGCGTATTCCTTCAAGTCGACAAAGAAAGACGACAGAATATTGCTGCGCATCATACGGCTACTCATCTTCTCCATTGGGCATTGCGTAAAGTCCTCGGACCTGAAACTCTCCAAAGAGGCAGTTATGTAGGACCCGATAGGTTAAGATTCGATTTTGCTCATTCTGGCCCTCTCAGTAAAGAAGAACTTAGAGCGATCGAAGAGCTTGTTAATGAAAAAATTGAGCTTAATGATCCAGTCTATTGGGAAGAAGAAAATTATGAAAAAATTAAAAATGACCCAAACATTTTACAGCTCTTCGGTGAAAAATATGGGGAGCGGGTAAGGATTGTATCCATTGGAAATTATTCAAAAGAGCTATGCGGAGGAACGCATGCTAAATCAACCGGTGAATTAGGCTACTTTAAAATACTGAGTGAATGTGGAGTTTCTGCAGGCATAAGGAGAATTGAAGCAGCATGCGGCAAAGCTCTTTTAAAATTTTTAAAGGCACAAGCACAAGAACAAGACAAAAAATGGAATCAGCTTTTTAGTAAAGATCCTTCTTTACGTAAGCTTCCAAAGTTTACAGAGTCTTTGGATTTTCAATCCTTGATTGAGCTCTTCCAGAGGAGGAGCGAAGAAATTGCTGAACTTGAAAAAAACATTCGAGAAAAAGAAAAACTGAAGGCAAAAAAACAGGAAGAATCTTTTAGATTGGAAGCCAAAAATCAAGTAATGGAGCTCCAGTCTAGAGCAGAAAAATTTGGCTCGGTCCCTGTTATATTCTATGATTGTGGAATAAAACCTCCTTCCTATTTGCCAATCCTCTGGAATGAGCTAAACAAAAGAGTCGAAGGTATAGCTGTGCTCTCTTGCCGGTGGGAAGAGAAAATAAATTTTTTTGTTGGAATTTCTCCTTCCTTAACCCAAAAGATACAAGCAAAAGCGGTCCTTTCAAAGATTCTCCTCCCATTGGAAGGAAAAGGAGGAGGGTCAGCCACCATTGCCCAAGGGGGTTGCAAAGACGCAAAAGATCTCAAGCTCAATCTTATCTTTGAAAATGCCAGAAAAGCTATTAAGGAGTTTTTAGGATAA
- a CDS encoding ribonuclease D, translated as MPSTTKIFDTHIAAKLCGFDSVGYADLVSLFFQVKLSKEHQKADWSKRPLPTSLVHYTAKDVLYLEKLKDILSKLLKSLGRSEWMEQSCERIRRKIEKSLSNPPYKDPERIEGFQRLDPLGQSILLEIQRWRQELALSKGIPPFKILKTEDLIQISSISSQGESVLKIPAVKQLEKNTRYSLLQAIEKGKQNGPHKEPLVSKPFYFMDKESSKRFEELKNKRNKIASSLGLDPGLIASKALLSEMAMDPKTIRQRLIENDKLCPWQAELLGL; from the coding sequence ATGCCCTCAACCACAAAAATCTTCGATACCCATATTGCTGCTAAGCTTTGCGGATTTGATTCTGTTGGTTATGCTGATTTAGTTTCCCTATTCTTTCAAGTTAAATTATCCAAAGAACATCAAAAAGCCGATTGGTCCAAGAGACCCTTACCCACATCCCTTGTTCATTACACGGCCAAAGATGTCCTTTATCTTGAAAAGCTTAAGGATATTTTATCAAAACTTCTTAAAAGTTTAGGAAGATCTGAATGGATGGAACAAAGCTGTGAAAGAATTCGGAGAAAAATTGAAAAATCTCTTTCTAACCCACCATATAAAGATCCGGAAAGAATCGAAGGATTTCAAAGACTCGACCCTCTTGGTCAATCTATTCTGCTTGAAATACAGCGATGGCGTCAAGAACTAGCCCTATCAAAAGGCATTCCGCCTTTTAAAATCCTAAAAACTGAAGACCTCATCCAAATAAGTTCTATCTCCTCTCAAGGAGAATCAGTTTTAAAAATTCCTGCTGTTAAACAGCTAGAAAAAAACACCCGTTATAGCCTATTGCAAGCAATTGAAAAAGGAAAACAAAATGGTCCTCACAAAGAACCGCTCGTCTCAAAACCGTTTTACTTCATGGATAAAGAATCTTCCAAAAGATTCGAAGAACTAAAAAACAAACGTAACAAGATTGCTTCTTCGCTTGGCTTAGATCCTGGTCTAATAGCCTCAAAAGCCCTTTTAAGCGAAATGGCCATGGACCCTAAAACGATTCGACAAAGATTAATTGAAAATGATAAGCTTTGTCCCTGGCAAGCGGAACTGTTAGGATTATAA
- a CDS encoding DsbA family protein: MMKSSIKILFIFLPLFFFSCFSLRASKNSEPVPSTPLPPLPPEGRLKLLKPLSIDWIQGDRNAPVVIIEYIDFECPICAAYYPILQELKRKYGDKLSWIIRHNPSISHPEAFPASMAAEAAGRQGKFWEMVNLLLTNQKEWSFKSSCTEAFLQYAKKLGLNEEQFKKDLQGVEGIPLRKRILADCLSAIRVGVDGNPNFFINGEKIPNPSNLEEFSTLIEAELIKRKSDKS; this comes from the coding sequence ATGATGAAGTCATCCATAAAGATTCTTTTTATTTTCTTACCACTCTTTTTTTTCTCTTGTTTTTCTCTGAGGGCATCCAAAAATTCCGAACCTGTTCCTTCTACTCCTCTTCCTCCTTTGCCCCCAGAAGGAAGATTAAAACTGCTTAAACCCCTATCTATTGACTGGATCCAGGGAGATAGGAATGCTCCAGTTGTGATCATTGAATATATCGATTTTGAATGCCCAATTTGTGCAGCCTATTATCCTATCCTCCAAGAACTAAAAAGAAAATATGGAGATAAACTCTCCTGGATCATCCGTCACAATCCTTCCATCTCTCATCCTGAAGCCTTTCCAGCTTCCATGGCCGCTGAAGCTGCAGGCAGACAAGGAAAATTCTGGGAAATGGTTAATTTACTCCTCACCAATCAAAAAGAGTGGTCGTTCAAATCTTCCTGTACTGAAGCCTTCCTCCAATATGCCAAAAAATTGGGACTAAACGAAGAACAATTTAAAAAAGATCTCCAAGGAGTAGAAGGAATCCCTCTTCGAAAGAGGATTCTTGCCGACTGCCTTTCTGCTATTAGAGTTGGAGTGGATGGCAATCCAAATTTCTTCATCAATGGAGAAAAAATTCCCAATCCCTCCAATCTAGAAGAATTCTCTACCTTGATCGAAGCTGAGTTAATTAAAAGAAAATCGGACAAATCCTAG
- a CDS encoding MBL fold metallo-hydrolase gives MVSLRVLASGSKGNAYLLETEKFRFLLDPGIRFKHLAIQLANLNIPLESINGIFITHEHSDHVIGLPVLLKKIPFPLYCNELTWKSLKKMMDLKEKAVDWKPFEPGCNIVLDEIEIESFPVPHDAADPVGFLFHHSKGTIGLLTDLGYITKLVREKILGVHTMILESNHDLSLLQADTKRPWSVKQRIISRHGHLSNEATAEIATQLVKEGIQNLFLAHLSEDCNRTDLAESTVKNKILSAALPLPYIQAINPANPALQVVL, from the coding sequence ATGGTTAGCCTAAGAGTCCTTGCTAGCGGAAGCAAAGGCAACGCTTATTTGTTGGAAACAGAAAAGTTCCGATTTTTATTGGACCCCGGTATTCGTTTTAAGCATTTGGCTATTCAGCTTGCAAATTTAAATATTCCATTGGAATCCATAAATGGAATTTTCATTACTCATGAACATTCCGATCACGTTATCGGACTGCCAGTGCTTTTGAAAAAAATTCCTTTTCCCCTTTATTGCAACGAGCTAACCTGGAAAAGCTTAAAGAAAATGATGGACTTGAAAGAAAAAGCCGTCGATTGGAAACCCTTTGAGCCAGGCTGCAACATTGTTCTAGATGAAATAGAGATCGAAAGCTTTCCTGTTCCCCATGACGCTGCGGATCCTGTGGGTTTTCTTTTTCACCATTCCAAAGGAACTATTGGCCTGCTCACAGATCTAGGTTACATTACAAAATTGGTTAGAGAAAAGATCCTAGGCGTTCATACCATGATCTTGGAATCTAATCATGATTTGTCTCTACTTCAAGCAGACACAAAAAGACCGTGGTCGGTCAAACAAAGGATTATTTCCAGGCACGGGCATCTTTCCAACGAGGCTACAGCAGAAATAGCTACTCAATTAGTAAAAGAAGGGATACAAAACCTGTTTTTAGCTCACTTAAGTGAGGACTGCAACCGAACGGATCTTGCCGAATCAACTGTTAAAAACAAAATCCTTTCTGCTGCTCTTCCTCTGCCTTATATTCAAGCAATAAATCCAGCTAATCCAGCGTTGCAAGTAGTTCTCTAA
- a CDS encoding ribonuclease D: protein MEQNKQLDLLSFSTTNRKVRWIEDNNSLQEYLSILDPLKPIAIDIEGDSLHHYPEKLCVISLCQEGFLAVVDCLKGDLSSLWRLLSGCEWICHGMDYDLKMLRRAGCPQPQKSSIPILLLSFADLILLVMLI, encoded by the coding sequence ATGGAACAAAATAAGCAATTAGACTTGCTCTCTTTCTCAACCACGAATCGAAAGGTACGATGGATTGAGGATAACAATTCGCTTCAAGAATATTTATCCATATTAGATCCTTTAAAACCAATCGCCATCGATATTGAAGGGGATAGTCTTCATCATTATCCAGAAAAACTTTGTGTTATTTCCTTATGCCAAGAGGGCTTTCTTGCCGTTGTCGATTGCTTAAAAGGCGATCTCTCATCTCTTTGGAGACTACTTAGTGGCTGCGAATGGATTTGTCATGGAATGGATTATGATTTAAAGATGCTAAGAAGGGCCGGATGCCCTCAACCACAAAAATCTTCGATACCCATATTGCTGCTAAGCTTTGCGGATTTGATTCTGTTGGTTATGCTGATTTAG
- a CDS encoding RNA-guided endonuclease InsQ/TnpB family protein: MERVRILSLKGISRRLQALIRDGQAESARVWTLCRDMHLAARQKNQPWPGKREFHEATRGGKFALHSQSVQQVFRAFDAAVQSTRENRKAGCREIRYPYKDKRFYPLMWPAQAMCLEEKRIVLPMGRGRHSLVLPRPAWLESPRACKIVWNGVHDELHVSIPETGGPPDTTAPAEKHATVDLGQIHQAAVVTNTGEALVVSGRGIRSLKRLHSKQLGEIQKKRANCQKGSRRWRKLGRTRAKLTLRHKRRVRDLRHKGTRAVVDFCEDRGIEALFVGNPDGVRRKHAGRHHNQRMSQWEYGKDIQYLEQKSEQDRIACFTGSERGTSSRCPVCGHRHKPKGRIWRCKTCGFEGHRDIVGAVNMHPIAFGQGVPFPQRITYLRPGNLRRSSSPDTGQRCLAESQASSTTPETARVPSGSSPRLAICG; the protein is encoded by the coding sequence ATGGAACGGGTACGCATCCTGTCTCTCAAGGGAATTTCCAGGCGTTTGCAAGCCCTCATCCGGGATGGGCAGGCGGAGTCTGCTCGCGTCTGGACCCTGTGCCGGGACATGCACCTTGCGGCCAGACAGAAAAACCAACCTTGGCCTGGCAAAAGGGAGTTTCACGAAGCCACCAGAGGTGGCAAATTCGCCCTGCACTCCCAAAGTGTTCAGCAGGTGTTCCGGGCATTTGACGCGGCGGTACAGTCAACCCGTGAGAATCGCAAAGCTGGATGCCGGGAAATCCGCTATCCATACAAGGACAAACGCTTTTACCCGCTGATGTGGCCGGCCCAGGCCATGTGTCTGGAAGAGAAGCGCATCGTGCTCCCGATGGGGCGCGGGCGTCACTCTTTGGTGCTTCCTCGTCCAGCGTGGCTGGAAAGTCCTCGCGCCTGCAAAATCGTCTGGAATGGTGTTCACGACGAACTGCATGTCAGCATACCGGAGACTGGTGGACCGCCGGATACCACAGCGCCCGCCGAAAAACACGCCACGGTGGACCTTGGACAAATCCACCAAGCCGCAGTCGTCACGAATACCGGCGAAGCGCTGGTGGTATCCGGCAGAGGCATCCGTTCCCTCAAGCGGTTGCACAGCAAACAACTGGGCGAAATCCAGAAAAAGCGAGCCAACTGCCAAAAAGGCTCGCGGCGCTGGCGCAAGCTCGGACGGACACGTGCGAAGCTCACCCTGCGCCATAAACGCCGCGTCCGCGACCTGCGCCACAAAGGCACCCGGGCGGTGGTGGACTTCTGCGAGGACCGTGGCATCGAAGCCCTTTTTGTCGGAAACCCGGACGGGGTTCGCCGCAAGCATGCTGGACGCCACCACAATCAGCGTATGAGCCAGTGGGAGTACGGCAAGGATATCCAGTATCTGGAACAAAAGTCGGAACAAGACCGCATCGCGTGCTTCACCGGGAGCGAAAGAGGTACGTCCAGCCGGTGTCCCGTATGCGGCCATCGCCACAAGCCCAAAGGGCGGATCTGGCGATGCAAAACCTGTGGATTTGAAGGCCACAGGGATATCGTGGGCGCTGTAAACATGCACCCCATCGCCTTCGGTCAAGGAGTGCCGTTCCCTCAACGCATCACGTATCTACGTCCGGGGAATCTCCGGCGTAGTAGTAGCCCGGACACGGGCCAACGTTGTCTAGCCGAATCGCAAGCGTCAAGCACCACGCCGGAGACGGCGCGGGTTCCCTCCGGGAGCAGCCCACGGCTTGCGATATGTGGTTAG
- the tnpA gene encoding IS200/IS605 family transposase, which yields MSDTLQTGKTRWTHYQIAYHFVWIPKYRRKVLTGKVESACKRFIAECCVQHGFTLLAMEMDIDHVHCFVSAPPRWAPATIVGLLKGYTSRKLREQFPWLKKACGREQLWTQAYYVGTAGSVSAEVIRRYIHECQGK from the coding sequence ATGAGCGATACATTGCAAACCGGAAAAACCAGATGGACGCACTATCAAATTGCGTACCACTTCGTATGGATTCCGAAGTATCGTCGGAAAGTGCTCACCGGCAAGGTGGAGAGCGCCTGCAAGAGATTCATCGCGGAGTGTTGCGTCCAACACGGATTTACACTTCTGGCCATGGAAATGGACATCGACCATGTGCATTGCTTCGTATCCGCGCCGCCTCGATGGGCGCCAGCCACCATCGTGGGCCTGCTGAAAGGCTATACGTCGAGGAAGTTGCGTGAGCAATTTCCCTGGCTCAAAAAGGCATGCGGACGAGAGCAGCTTTGGACGCAGGCGTACTATGTGGGTACGGCGGGAAGCGTGTCAGCAGAGGTTATCCGACGATACATACATGAATGCCAAGGTAAATAG
- a CDS encoding YebC/PmpR family DNA-binding transcriptional regulator yields the protein MAGHSHWAKVKHQKGLSDIRKGKLFSKLSREISIAARIGGGDPAFNSRLRRAIATARDEGVPQENILRAIQKGTGEISGSHYEEVLYEGYGPGGIAILVEAATDNRNRTTSEIRNLFSKYGGNLGAAGSVSWLFQRRGKILIEKDKCDFDKVFEVAVEAEAEEVQQKDGEIEVITLPEKLDELLKCLEKAGIVVKSSQIVYLPKNSILLSDKEIAKSLFRLLEVLEDQDDVQNVYANFDVPQEFLELN from the coding sequence ATGGCAGGACATAGTCACTGGGCAAAGGTCAAGCATCAGAAAGGTTTATCTGATATAAGAAAAGGAAAGCTTTTTAGTAAGCTCTCCAGAGAAATTTCTATAGCGGCCCGAATTGGAGGAGGAGATCCAGCATTCAATTCGAGGCTGCGGAGGGCTATTGCAACTGCTCGCGACGAAGGAGTTCCTCAAGAAAACATCCTTCGAGCTATCCAAAAAGGAACAGGAGAAATATCGGGGAGTCACTATGAAGAAGTGCTTTACGAAGGCTACGGCCCAGGAGGTATAGCCATTCTTGTTGAAGCAGCAACAGATAACCGAAACAGAACCACCTCCGAAATTCGAAATCTTTTCTCTAAATATGGAGGCAATCTGGGTGCCGCCGGAAGCGTTAGTTGGTTGTTTCAAAGAAGGGGCAAGATTCTTATTGAAAAGGATAAATGCGATTTTGACAAGGTGTTCGAAGTTGCAGTAGAAGCTGAGGCTGAAGAAGTACAACAAAAAGATGGTGAAATTGAAGTGATTACTTTGCCTGAGAAATTAGACGAACTGCTCAAATGCTTGGAAAAGGCTGGAATTGTTGTTAAGTCCTCTCAAATAGTTTATTTGCCCAAAAATTCAATTCTTCTAAGCGATAAAGAAATAGCCAAATCCCTTTTTCGCCTTCTAGAAGTTCTTGAGGATCAAGATGATGTTCAAAATGTGTATGCCAATTTCGATGTGCCTCAAGAATTTTTAGAACTGAATTAA
- a CDS encoding DUF2905 domain-containing protein, with the protein MQEIGKILVFLGIFLIVTGLIIGLGFGKGWIGRLPGDIKIEKGNFTFYFPLTTSILISIILSFIFWLIRK; encoded by the coding sequence ATGCAAGAAATCGGGAAGATCCTTGTTTTTCTTGGAATTTTTCTCATTGTTACAGGCTTAATCATTGGACTTGGATTTGGAAAAGGATGGATAGGCAGATTGCCTGGAGATATTAAAATTGAAAAAGGCAATTTTACTTTTTATTTTCCTCTCACTACTTCCATTCTTATTAGCATTATTCTAAGTTTTATTTTCTGGTTGATTAGAAAATAA
- a CDS encoding glycosyltransferase family 4 protein has product MRIAQVASLYEPVPPPRYGGTERIISYLTEELVSQGHDVSLFASGDSKTSARLISIIPRALWEDVTPCANPSIYHILLLEEVIKHKEEFDIIHFHTDFFHFPIFRRMNVPHLTTPHGRMDFPEYIRFFSNFNDMPLSSISYSQKKPLPLARWIGTVHHGLPLSLYQLNENPSDYIVFLGRISPEKGVDDALQIARKAGVKLKIAARVGLGDDAYFEKLLPEFKKENIEYLGEITDKEKNELLGGALALVFPVCWPEPFGLSMIEAMACGTPVIAYPCGSIPEVVDHGITGWIVKDVEEAVDALRQIHKIDRKKCRQRFEMRFSARKMAESYLTLYQKLIAGPSQ; this is encoded by the coding sequence TTGAGGATAGCCCAGGTTGCCTCTCTTTATGAGCCTGTTCCTCCTCCACGGTACGGAGGTACAGAAAGGATAATCTCCTATTTGACTGAAGAACTTGTCAGCCAAGGACATGATGTAAGCCTTTTTGCAAGTGGGGATTCAAAAACCTCAGCCCGTTTAATTTCTATAATTCCTAGAGCCCTTTGGGAAGATGTTACTCCCTGTGCCAACCCCTCTATATATCATATCCTTTTACTTGAGGAAGTAATTAAGCATAAGGAAGAATTTGATATTATTCATTTCCATACGGACTTTTTTCATTTTCCAATTTTTCGAAGGATGAATGTTCCTCATTTAACGACTCCTCATGGAAGAATGGATTTCCCGGAATATATCCGTTTTTTTTCTAATTTTAACGATATGCCTCTTTCTTCGATTTCTTATTCGCAGAAAAAGCCATTACCTCTTGCCCGTTGGATCGGAACAGTCCATCATGGTCTTCCATTGTCTCTTTATCAATTAAACGAAAATCCATCTGATTATATTGTTTTTTTAGGGAGGATTTCTCCGGAAAAAGGGGTAGATGATGCCTTGCAAATAGCAAGGAAGGCGGGAGTAAAGTTGAAAATCGCTGCTCGTGTTGGGCTTGGAGATGATGCTTATTTTGAAAAACTATTACCTGAATTTAAAAAAGAAAATATAGAATATTTAGGCGAAATCACGGATAAGGAAAAAAATGAATTATTGGGTGGAGCGCTAGCCTTGGTATTTCCTGTTTGCTGGCCTGAACCATTTGGGTTGTCAATGATTGAAGCAATGGCTTGCGGCACTCCAGTCATTGCTTATCCATGTGGATCAATTCCAGAAGTAGTCGATCATGGGATTACAGGCTGGATTGTTAAAGATGTGGAGGAGGCGGTTGATGCTTTACGCCAGATTCACAAAATAGACAGAAAGAAGTGTCGGCAGAGGTTCGAAATGAGGTTTTCTGCTCGAAAAATGGCCGAATCGTATCTTACTTTATATCAAAAGCTGATTGCAGGGCCCTCACAGTAG
- the rpoN gene encoding RNA polymerase factor sigma-54 has protein sequence MSTSLGLYQSVKLHQTLSPQMQHSLSILQAPAVELSTLIQQELLANPMLEISEEKPLENPDALSIDQWIQEEEKWYEYLGSNFEGFQRSIEDEKKRQFFFDSQTASESMSTQLSKQLALVCTDRTLLEAANHIIGNLDEKGYLRAELEEIATDLGMPYSLIEEALSLVQSLDPPGIAARNLSECLLLQLKAQGKENSLEFRIVKECLPLLERKKFNEIAKQLKVSLKQVQEAVATIRSLEPFPGSKFGNDEKEKIIQVDLIIVREGENWKVYFNEELLPRLRLNHYYKNLLSDKDKDPSLRNYLKEKMRSGLFLIKCLRMRENTLLRVAEAIVESQQEFFQHGPGFLKPLTMSEVAKKTGVHETTVSRAIANKYVQTPYGIFELKYFFNSGFQKTTGEFVANQTIKEAIERLIRNEDPQAPLSDQQIVEALAKMGIKMARRTIAKYRTHLKILPSHLRRKS, from the coding sequence GTGTCAACATCTTTAGGTTTATATCAATCTGTTAAGTTGCATCAGACATTGTCGCCACAGATGCAACATTCTTTGAGCATATTGCAGGCTCCTGCTGTAGAACTCTCTACTCTTATCCAGCAAGAGTTGCTTGCCAATCCGATGCTTGAAATTTCAGAAGAAAAGCCTTTAGAAAATCCAGATGCATTGTCGATTGATCAGTGGATTCAGGAAGAGGAAAAATGGTACGAATATCTGGGTTCGAATTTCGAAGGGTTCCAACGCTCGATTGAAGATGAAAAAAAACGTCAGTTTTTTTTCGATTCACAGACCGCTTCAGAATCCATGAGTACGCAATTATCGAAGCAACTTGCTTTAGTTTGTACTGATAGAACCCTTTTAGAAGCAGCCAACCATATTATTGGCAATTTGGATGAAAAAGGGTATTTGAGGGCGGAATTAGAAGAAATAGCGACTGATTTAGGAATGCCATATAGTCTAATTGAAGAAGCCTTATCTTTAGTCCAATCTTTGGATCCACCTGGTATAGCTGCTAGAAACCTTTCCGAATGTCTTTTATTGCAACTAAAAGCTCAAGGGAAAGAAAACTCCTTGGAGTTCCGCATTGTTAAAGAATGTTTGCCACTTTTAGAAAGGAAAAAATTTAATGAAATTGCCAAACAGCTAAAAGTAAGTCTTAAACAGGTTCAAGAAGCGGTGGCTACGATTCGTTCCCTAGAACCTTTCCCTGGTTCAAAGTTTGGGAACGATGAAAAAGAAAAGATTATTCAGGTAGACCTTATTATCGTAAGGGAAGGAGAAAATTGGAAGGTATACTTCAATGAGGAATTGTTGCCTCGGTTACGATTGAATCATTATTATAAAAACTTGTTGAGTGATAAAGACAAAGACCCCAGCTTGAGAAATTATTTGAAGGAAAAAATGCGTTCGGGTCTCTTTTTGATCAAATGTTTAAGGATGCGGGAAAATACTCTTTTAAGGGTAGCCGAAGCGATCGTAGAGAGTCAGCAGGAATTTTTTCAACATGGACCTGGGTTTTTGAAGCCATTAACGATGAGTGAAGTTGCAAAAAAAACTGGTGTCCATGAAACAACAGTCAGTCGTGCGATTGCTAACAAATATGTTCAGACTCCTTATGGAATATTTGAGCTAAAATATTTCTTTAATTCTGGATTTCAAAAAACAACTGGAGAGTTTGTAGCCAATCAGACCATTAAAGAAGCGATCGAAAGACTTATTCGCAACGAAGATCCTCAGGCCCCTCTGTCTGATCAACAGATCGTCGAGGCTCTAGCAAAGATGGGAATAAAAATGGCCAGAAGAACTATCGCAAAATATAGGACGCATTTGAAAATCTTACCCAGTCATTTAAGACGAAAAAGCTAA